Proteins from a genomic interval of Arachis hypogaea cultivar Tifrunner chromosome 10, arahy.Tifrunner.gnm2.J5K5, whole genome shotgun sequence:
- the LOC112717435 gene encoding uncharacterized protein has product MGFEKAGAERKLQLQELECLLLEAYENSRLYKKKVRAVHDKNIKHREFRPGELVLLYNSRLRLMPIKLRSRWDGPYRVEKAEPYGVFHLRHPSSNKILKVNDHRLKLYHGEKMKDNKELEIFLLEDPSLADD; this is encoded by the coding sequence atgggatttgagaaagctggaGCTGAGAGAAAGTTGCAATTACAGGAGCTAGAATGCCTTCTTCTAGAAGCCTATGAGAATTCCAGGCTATACAAGAAAAAGGTGAGGGCTGTACATGACAAGAATATAAAGCACAGGGAGTTCAGACCTGGTGAGTTAGTTCTCCTCTAtaactccaggttgagactcatgCCAATCAAGCTAAGATCTAGATGGGATGGCCCCTATAGGGTGGAAAAGGCTGAACCTTATGGCGTTTTCCATCTACGCCATCCCTCAAGCAACAAGATCCTCAAGGTTAATGATCACCGTCTAAAGCTTTACCATGGTGAAAAGATGAAGGATAACAAGGAACTAGAGATCTTCCTTTTGGAAGATCCATCTTTAGCAGACGACTGA